Within Romboutsia sp. CE17, the genomic segment CAGCCTCATGCATCTTAGCATATCTTTCCTCTTGATCTGTTGAAGATTTTACTTCTGAAATTAATTTGTCATATTCAGCATTAGACCATTGAGAATCATTATTTCCGCCATCAGTTACCCACATATCTAAGAATGATATTGGATCATTGTAATCAGCTAACCATCCATGACGTGCAACTTGATAATCACCTTTATTTCTTGTATCAATAAATACGTTCCAATCTTGAGAAGATATAGTTACATTTAAACCAAGATTTTCTTGCCACATATTTTGTATTGCTTCCATTATTGGCTCATGTCCTGGGTTACACATTAATTCTATAGTTGGAAGTCCTTTTCCATTTTCATAACCAGCTTCCTTAAGAAGTTGCTTAGCTTTTTCAATATTACCTTTGTAATCTTCTAAATCATACCATTTTTCTGATTTATCATGGAATTTAGTTTCTCCATCTACATCTGTAAGACCTATACCAACAAATCCATCTGCAGGTATTTGACCACCTTTAGCAACCTCTTCAACTATAAAATCTCTGTCTATAGCAAGAGAAAGAGCCTGTCTTACCTTAACATTATCTAACCCTTTTTCTTTTACATTAAGGCATAAGAAATAAGTACCTAATTGTTCTTCTATATATAGACCATTATCTTTCATTGCTTCTATTTCTTCAGAAGGTAAATCATCTGCAAATAAAATTTCTTCGTTTTTAAATGCTGCTAACATTGTGTTTTTATCTTCCATAAGCACAAAGTTTATTACATCTGGTCCTAAATTTTCTACATCATAGTAATTTTCATTTTTTTCATAAACCATCTTAGATTGATGTTCCCAAGTTTTTAAAACATAAGGTCCATTACCAATATATGTATCTTCAGTAGTAGACCATGTATCAGGATTTGCCTCTACTATATCAGATCTTACTGGGTATGTTGCTGGGAATGCACAAACCTCTAAGAAATATGGTGTAGCTGTTTCTAATGTTACTTCTAATGTTTTTTCATCTATAGCTTTTACACCTAATTCTTTAGGATCTTTTTTACCAGCCATTATATCCTTTGCATTAGCAACCATATCTATCATATAGTTGTAATCTGCACCTGTATCTGGATTTACTAATCTTTGCCAAGAATAAACGAAATCTTCTGCTTTTACAGGCTGACCATCTGACCATTTGGCATTATCACGTATTGTGAAAGTATAAACTGTTTTATCTTCACTTTCCTCTACTTTTGCAGCTTGACCCTCAACAATATTTCCTTCCTTATCTAATTTCATTAACCCTTCAAAAGCGTGGTTTATTAATGTACCACCGTCCACTGCTGTATTCTTTGCAGGGTCTATGCTTTCTGGTTCTGGTCCTACATT encodes:
- a CDS encoding peptide ABC transporter substrate-binding protein codes for the protein MKILKFKKKIAVILASTLALSTVLSGCSSSGTDSGTGSSDGYEINVNVGPEPESIDPAKNTAVDGGTLINHAFEGLMKLDKEGNIVEGQAAKVEESEDKTVYTFTIRDNAKWSDGQPVKAEDFVYSWQRLVNPDTGADYNYMIDMVANAKDIMAGKKDPKELGVKAIDEKTLEVTLETATPYFLEVCAFPATYPVRSDIVEANPDTWSTTEDTYIGNGPYVLKTWEHQSKMVYEKNENYYDVENLGPDVINFVLMEDKNTMLAAFKNEEILFADDLPSEEIEAMKDNGLYIEEQLGTYFLCLNVKEKGLDNVKVRQALSLAIDRDFIVEEVAKGGQIPADGFVGIGLTDVDGETKFHDKSEKWYDLEDYKGNIEKAKQLLKEAGYENGKGLPTIELMCNPGHEPIMEAIQNMWQENLGLNVTISSQDWNVFIDTRNKGDYQVARHGWLADYNDPISFLDMWVTDGGNNDSQWSNAEYDKLISEVKSSTDQEERYAKMHEAENILAEETPIIPLYYYTDLYLKSDKLEGFYTNPLGFKYFMYSSITE